In Haematospirillum jordaniae, a single window of DNA contains:
- a CDS encoding helix-turn-helix domain-containing protein, giving the protein MLHPVTPHEIERIAKAVGLSINQVCRDAGVSRSSFTRWKRGSASVSVSTANKIIRAIAFHTSLPSSAPHALGRHHGRIVEGIQS; this is encoded by the coding sequence GTGTTGCACCCTGTTACACCACATGAGATTGAGCGCATTGCCAAAGCTGTGGGCCTTAGCATCAACCAGGTGTGCAGGGATGCCGGTGTTTCACGCTCTTCGTTCACACGCTGGAAGCGTGGCTCTGCATCTGTGTCTGTTTCTACGGCGAACAAGATCATCCGTGCGATAGCGTTCCACACCAGCCTACCTTCTTCTGCCCCTCACGCTCTGGGTCGCCATCATGGACGGATTGTCGAAGGGATTCAGTCATGA
- a CDS encoding helix-turn-helix domain-containing protein has translation MSMNVGNKQFREYIDAVKAVTGLSPTAIATKAGLSSSTVNTPYYRPELGVTPTLRTINKIAKATDVPFDPMSFDELGAMEDIDENREKARPRKKPVFRGEKVGSDAFQRYMKSVISQTGLSPTMIAKISGVSGPTLTNAYYTGAPPTRRTVDRIAQATGIPFAGATEGVTTDDENTGRDTSHMARCQPIPVPLDVSALEKDLPIVFLHIIEVPSNNKLEGYSMKKNAIEFCRRPPGVAGAPNAYAIYAPDDALVKYDSGDLLFLVPDRPVKPGDHALVHVQYKMDQEPVVHLGRLTARSATSITLSIDRPEPTQQRIALDKIVSIHKILSNREIFGI, from the coding sequence ATGAGCATGAATGTGGGAAATAAGCAATTTCGCGAATACATAGACGCAGTGAAAGCAGTCACTGGTCTCTCACCGACTGCGATTGCTACAAAAGCTGGGCTTTCGTCATCAACGGTAAACACGCCGTACTACAGACCAGAGCTTGGCGTCACACCAACGTTACGAACAATAAACAAGATCGCCAAGGCCACCGACGTCCCGTTTGACCCCATGAGCTTTGATGAACTCGGAGCGATGGAGGACATCGACGAGAACAGGGAAAAGGCGCGGCCAAGAAAGAAGCCTGTCTTCAGGGGCGAAAAGGTCGGTTCCGACGCCTTCCAGCGATACATGAAGTCCGTTATTTCACAAACCGGACTTAGCCCCACAATGATCGCAAAAATTTCAGGTGTGTCCGGCCCAACATTGACCAATGCCTATTACACTGGAGCGCCTCCTACCCGCCGCACGGTTGACAGAATTGCGCAGGCAACCGGCATACCATTTGCGGGAGCCACAGAGGGTGTGACAACGGATGATGAGAATACTGGGCGCGACACGTCTCACATGGCGCGATGCCAACCGATACCAGTTCCACTTGATGTCTCTGCCCTTGAAAAGGACCTGCCGATAGTTTTTCTACATATAATAGAAGTGCCTTCTAACAATAAGTTAGAGGGGTACTCTATGAAGAAAAATGCCATCGAATTCTGTCGGCGTCCACCGGGCGTAGCGGGTGCACCAAATGCTTACGCAATCTATGCACCAGACGATGCTTTGGTGAAGTACGATTCCGGTGACTTGCTGTTTCTGGTGCCTGATCGGCCTGTCAAACCGGGCGATCATGCCCTCGTTCACGTGCAGTACAAGATGGACCAAGAACCCGTCGTGCACCTTGGACGCCTGACCGCACGCAGTGCAACATCGATTACACTGTCGATCGACAGGCCGGAACCAACACAACAAAGAATTGCACTCGATAAAATCGTTTCCATTCACA